The following are encoded in a window of Perca flavescens isolate YP-PL-M2 chromosome 24, PFLA_1.0, whole genome shotgun sequence genomic DNA:
- the LOC114550729 gene encoding dehydrogenase/reductase SDR family member on chromosome X isoform X1 encodes MWLLSVLLPLLKLHLCGIKVLLYQTFNRSFTLPVLPKQNGRVAIVTGGTRGIGFETAKHLAKLGMHVVIAGNEREEGAAAIRRIQEEDCKVTVEFAFVDLTSLKSVRQFAQTFQNRGLPLHVLVNNAGTMRLPETRTEDGFEFHFALNYLGHFLLTSLLLDTLKRSGRQGRCSRVVNMSSATHYAGVVHMDDLNSSNCYSSLGAYAQSKLALVLFTYYLQEQLAAGGFPVTASAVDPGMVNTPLYDNLWSIAQALKKPVAKILFRTPAQGASISVYAAAASELEGVGGCYLYNGHRKQSSDTSYDSELQAELWKKSCELVGLQEA; translated from the exons ATGTGGCTGCTGTCAGTGCTGCTGCCTCTGCTGAAGCTGCATCTCTGCGGAATCAAAGTTCTTCTCTATCAGACCTTCAACAGATCTTTTACGCTCCCAG TCTTGCCCAAGCAGAATGGAAGAGTTGCCATTGTGACTGGCGGTACCAGAGGAATCGGTTTTGAGACGGCGAAACATCTGGCAAAGCTCGGCATGCATGTTGTCATAG CTGGAAACGAGAGAGAAGAAGGCGCAGCGGCCATCCGGAGGATTCAGGAAGAAGACTGCAAGGTGACAG TTGAGTTTGCCTTCGTGGACCTGACCTCTCTGAAATCAGTGCGACAGTTTGCTCAGACGTTCCAAAACCGAGGGCTCCCCCTCCACGTCCTGGTTAACAACG CTGGAACCATGAGGCTTCCTGAGACACGGACGGAGGACGGCTTTGAGTTCCACTTTGCGCTCAACTACCTGGGTCACTTCCTGTTGACCAGCCTGCTGCTGGACACGCTGAAGAGGTCAGGACGGCAGGGCCGCTGCTCCAGGGTGGTCAACATGTCCTCGGCTACGCACTACGCGGGAGTGGTGCACATGGACGACTTAAACAGCAG CAACTGCTACAGTTCCCTCGGTGCCTACGCCCAGAGCAAACTGGCTCTGGTCCTCTTCACCTACTACCTGCAGGAGCAGCTGGCGGCCGGCGGCTTCCCCGTGACCGCCAGCGCCGTAGACCCCGGCATGGTGAACACGCCGCTGTACGACAACCTATGGAGCATCGCGCAGGCTCTGAAGAAACCGGTGGCCAAGATCCTGTTCAGG ACTCCGGCCCAGGGAGCATCCATATCCGTCTACGCTGCAGCTGCCTCTGAgctggagggggtggggggctgtTACCTGTACAACGGCCACAGGAAGCAGTCCTCGGACACTTCCTACGACTCTGAGCTGCAGGCCGAGCTGTGGAAGAAGAGCTGTGAGCTGGTGGGCCTTCAGGAGGCCTGA
- the LOC114550729 gene encoding dehydrogenase/reductase SDR family member on chromosome X isoform X2, whose product MHVVIAGNEREEGAAAIRRIQEEDCKVTVEFAFVDLTSLKSVRQFAQTFQNRGLPLHVLVNNAGTMRLPETRTEDGFEFHFALNYLGHFLLTSLLLDTLKRSGRQGRCSRVVNMSSATHYAGVVHMDDLNSSNCYSSLGAYAQSKLALVLFTYYLQEQLAAGGFPVTASAVDPGMVNTPLYDNLWSIAQALKKPVAKILFRTPAQGASISVYAAAASELEGVGGCYLYNGHRKQSSDTSYDSELQAELWKKSCELVGLQEA is encoded by the exons ATGCATGTTGTCATAG CTGGAAACGAGAGAGAAGAAGGCGCAGCGGCCATCCGGAGGATTCAGGAAGAAGACTGCAAGGTGACAG TTGAGTTTGCCTTCGTGGACCTGACCTCTCTGAAATCAGTGCGACAGTTTGCTCAGACGTTCCAAAACCGAGGGCTCCCCCTCCACGTCCTGGTTAACAACG CTGGAACCATGAGGCTTCCTGAGACACGGACGGAGGACGGCTTTGAGTTCCACTTTGCGCTCAACTACCTGGGTCACTTCCTGTTGACCAGCCTGCTGCTGGACACGCTGAAGAGGTCAGGACGGCAGGGCCGCTGCTCCAGGGTGGTCAACATGTCCTCGGCTACGCACTACGCGGGAGTGGTGCACATGGACGACTTAAACAGCAG CAACTGCTACAGTTCCCTCGGTGCCTACGCCCAGAGCAAACTGGCTCTGGTCCTCTTCACCTACTACCTGCAGGAGCAGCTGGCGGCCGGCGGCTTCCCCGTGACCGCCAGCGCCGTAGACCCCGGCATGGTGAACACGCCGCTGTACGACAACCTATGGAGCATCGCGCAGGCTCTGAAGAAACCGGTGGCCAAGATCCTGTTCAGG ACTCCGGCCCAGGGAGCATCCATATCCGTCTACGCTGCAGCTGCCTCTGAgctggagggggtggggggctgtTACCTGTACAACGGCCACAGGAAGCAGTCCTCGGACACTTCCTACGACTCTGAGCTGCAGGCCGAGCTGTGGAAGAAGAGCTGTGAGCTGGTGGGCCTTCAGGAGGCCTGA
- the LOC114550723 gene encoding zinc finger protein 32-like, which produces MDSIYSDHTHSHCFNHKALPSDVQKVIVGEEHQQEWSSSLDQEDTKPPHIKEEQEELQISQDEEQLQGPEEADVTKFPFTPVPVKSEDDEEKPQFSQLHQRQTEQMETEADGEDCGGPEPAMKSDPDPHLQPDTDEETGDSSEPETDDSDDWKETREPQSGLNSRNNDEVPVSGLRCGTGEKEGWKIFGTNGHLKRHMRSLTAAKRFSCSVCKKAFKHSGNLSTHMRIHTGEKRFSCSVCKKAFLLSGNLQKHVRIHTGDKPYSCSVCTKAFTFKQDLDRHLRIHTGEKPFSCSVCKKAFIQRGDLHTHMRIHTGEKPFSCSVCKKAFTVSGTLKAHMRTHTGEKPFSCSVCTKAFKRNVSLQKHMKIHTGAPGVEAEKESREPHSG; this is translated from the exons ATGGACTCGATCTACAGTGACCACACGCACTCGCACTGTTTCAACCATAAAG cttTACCTTCAGATGTCCAGAAAGTGATTGTTGGTGAAGAACATCAGCAGGAGTGGAGCTCCAGTCTGGACCAGGAGGACACGAAGCCCCCACatattaaagaggaacaggaggaactccAGATCAGTCAGGATgaagagcagcttcaagggccaGAGGAGGCTGAtgtcaccaagttcccattcactcctgtccctgtgaagagtgaagatgacgAGGAGAAACCTCAGttctcacagcttcatcaaagaCAAACTGAACAGATGGAAACCGAAGCTGATGgggaggactgtggaggaccagaaccagccatgAAATCAGATCCAGATCCACATTTACAACCAGATACTGATGAagagactggagactcttctgaacctgagactgatgacagtgatgattggaaggagaccagagaacctcagtcaggttTAAACTCTCGGAATAATGATGAAGTGCCTGTCAGTGGTCTGAGATGTGGTACTGGTGAGAAAGAGGGTTGGAAAATATTTGGCACCAATGGACatctgaagagacacatgagaTCTCTTACAGCAGCGAAACGATTTAGCTGCTCAGTGTGTAAGAAAGCTTTTAAACACAGTGGAAATTTAAGtacacacatgagaatccacacaggagagaaacgattcagctgctcagtctgtaagaaggcTTTTTTACTAAGTGGAAATTTACAGAAGCAcgtgagaatccacacaggagataAACCATATAGCTGCTCCGTATGTACGAAAGCCTTTACATTTAAGCAGGATTTAGATAGACAcctgagaatccacacaggagagaaaccatttagctgctccgTGTGTAAGAAAGCTTTTATACAACGTggggatttacacacacacatgagaatccacacaggagagaagccatttAGCTGCTCCGTGTGTAAGAAAGCCTTTACAGTGAGTGGAACTCTAAAGGCACACATGAGaacccacacaggagagaaaccgttTAGCTGCTCGGTCTGTACGAAAGCTTTTAAACGGAACGTAAGtttacaaaaacacatgaaaatccACACAGGAGCTCCAGGAGTGGAGGCAGAGAAGGAGAGCAGAGAACCTCATTCAGGCTAA